One Leptospira fletcheri genomic window carries:
- a CDS encoding DMT family transporter codes for MNPNATAPVRFFVLLVISMVSWGFAWPSAKVIVGTLHPNVIIFWRFLATALSVVPVLLWKKESLRLPDKRTTLLVFVGAILYTIYNQFFLLGLSSGFAGAGGVLVTTINPIFTYLLVHLVQKQIPNGKDFFGLALGLVGGLVLLRIWEKSSEGILQSGNIFFLLCAFSWAFLSLNSHSAGQKISPLVYSFYVFAIGAVFDFLLAIPYGIERAFLKGWEFWSQILYLSVVSTTFGTTVYFYAASRLGSRIASSFIFLVPVTAVLGSWIFLGEIPNLATLTGGTLAILAVLILNRTKKEKILTD; via the coding sequence TTGAATCCTAACGCAACAGCCCCCGTCAGATTTTTCGTTTTGCTTGTGATCTCCATGGTTTCCTGGGGATTCGCTTGGCCGTCCGCAAAGGTTATCGTAGGAACCTTGCACCCGAACGTGATCATCTTCTGGCGTTTTTTGGCGACGGCTCTTTCCGTCGTTCCGGTCCTTCTTTGGAAAAAGGAATCTCTACGCTTGCCGGACAAGAGAACGACCCTGCTCGTATTCGTAGGGGCAATCTTGTATACGATCTACAACCAATTTTTCCTTCTCGGATTGAGTAGCGGTTTTGCCGGTGCGGGCGGCGTGCTCGTCACCACGATCAATCCGATTTTCACCTATCTTCTCGTCCACTTGGTGCAAAAGCAGATTCCTAACGGAAAGGACTTTTTCGGCCTAGCTCTGGGACTTGTCGGCGGGCTGGTGCTATTGCGTATATGGGAAAAATCCTCCGAGGGAATTTTACAATCCGGGAATATTTTCTTTTTATTATGCGCTTTCAGTTGGGCTTTTCTCAGCCTGAACAGTCATAGCGCCGGACAGAAAATATCGCCTTTAGTCTACAGCTTTTACGTTTTTGCGATAGGGGCGGTTTTCGACTTTCTTTTGGCCATACCGTACGGGATCGAACGCGCTTTTCTGAAAGGATGGGAGTTCTGGAGTCAGATCCTGTATCTTTCCGTCGTTTCCACCACGTTCGGAACGACGGTGTATTTCTATGCGGCAAGTCGACTCGGTTCCCGCATCGCGAGTTCCTTCATCTTTTTGGTTCCCGTAACCGCCGTTTTGGGCAGTTGGATATTTTTAGGCGAAATCCCGAATCTTGCCACTCTCACCGGCGGAACCCTGGCCATCTTGGCGGTACTGATTTTGAATCGGACAAAAAAGGAAAAGATCCTAACCGACTAA
- a CDS encoding acyl-CoA thioesterase, with protein sequence MEAVRTQKIREGHKYSLNVRWDELDSNRHVNNKNYQGYLDEARMRAMRAWGAPMEEFADKGFGPVILNLNLKFLKEISYPEEITIESDLILASPTRAVFEQKILLSNGKLACQASTEWTLMDLKRKRPAKFLEVLSAA encoded by the coding sequence ATGGAAGCTGTACGGACGCAAAAGATCAGGGAAGGTCATAAATATTCCTTAAACGTACGATGGGACGAGCTGGACTCGAACCGTCATGTGAACAATAAAAACTACCAAGGCTATCTGGACGAGGCCAGGATGAGAGCAATGAGAGCCTGGGGAGCCCCCATGGAGGAATTCGCCGATAAGGGTTTCGGCCCCGTGATCCTAAATCTGAATCTGAAATTTCTAAAAGAGATATCGTATCCGGAAGAGATTACCATAGAATCGGATTTGATTCTCGCTTCCCCCACGAGAGCAGTCTTCGAACAGAAAATTCTTTTGTCGAACGGGAAACTCGCCTGTCAGGCAAGCACAGAATGGACTTTAATGGATCTGAAGAGGAAGAGGCCGGCAAAATTTTTGGAAGTTCTATCCGCGGCTTAG
- a CDS encoding motility associated factor glycosyltransferase family protein, whose amino-acid sequence MSHDLPEKTREIFGKKPYLALYFREPEGSSSPFRLQEAKTKGEVFLSRNERALASAVSPRTQAVRQLEKVKIVPTDLVAVLGLGNPHLIQETHLKMEPGQILLLIDGEKELLFPLWKDWLEPVMDIPGRHLFLGEGSLSILWNYLESLPVERVSGIRIVRNAASVSGNETYYAEVETRLRKILSSKMSDLLTKFEFERIWVKNSLVNTANFLSPPNPKTRIESLKNRFEGVPSLLVSAGPNLRRQCEWIRSVQDKVFILSCDTSLKVLLKHGIVPDGVMTLDAQTHSVFHFLGEDSEAIPLFADLVSSPPILRNLKFRSVVHSLTAKYLVDASGELKREATAGSRSAEALLGQIGDVQSGGSVATTAFDLLRGLGCKPCFLVGQDLAYSGREIHSTGTHHNEKWLTLLNRKTSLEKINEAVVRKRDTRYVPSVTGGEVLTDYVLDLYRHWFEESAKSLDFPVYNVNTQGAKIENVKNIGPEEAYSILSGFPVHGKFWKEFPAWKPETLNENLLGSPGQFRKELLTTIESIRSKFSSPERKQDSYENLTALFRETLGTWEDLRYLIRKTEVYILRHKDTLEESRKSQLFLGAILKEFSGLKRKLLAGSDQ is encoded by the coding sequence ATGTCCCACGATCTCCCGGAAAAAACAAGAGAAATATTCGGGAAAAAACCTTACCTAGCGCTCTATTTCCGAGAACCGGAAGGGAGCTCTTCCCCGTTTCGCCTACAAGAAGCAAAAACGAAAGGAGAAGTTTTTCTTTCCCGGAACGAAAGGGCTTTGGCCAGCGCGGTCTCTCCGCGTACCCAAGCGGTCCGGCAATTGGAGAAGGTGAAAATCGTTCCTACCGATCTCGTCGCGGTTCTAGGATTAGGAAACCCTCACCTGATTCAGGAAACCCATCTGAAAATGGAACCGGGGCAGATCCTTCTGCTAATCGACGGCGAGAAGGAACTCCTTTTTCCTCTTTGGAAGGATTGGCTGGAGCCGGTGATGGACATTCCGGGTCGTCACTTATTTTTGGGAGAAGGTTCCCTGTCCATTCTTTGGAATTATCTAGAATCCCTTCCTGTGGAAAGGGTTTCGGGAATCCGAATCGTCAGGAACGCGGCAAGCGTCTCCGGAAACGAGACGTATTATGCGGAAGTCGAAACGAGACTCCGTAAGATCCTTTCCTCCAAGATGAGCGATCTCTTAACCAAGTTCGAATTCGAACGGATCTGGGTGAAGAATTCTCTCGTAAACACCGCGAACTTTCTTTCTCCGCCCAATCCGAAGACGAGGATCGAATCCTTAAAGAACCGTTTCGAAGGAGTCCCCTCTCTTCTCGTATCCGCCGGTCCGAACCTTCGCAGACAGTGCGAATGGATCCGCTCCGTGCAAGATAAGGTTTTCATCCTTTCCTGCGACACTTCTTTGAAGGTTCTGTTAAAACATGGAATCGTACCGGACGGAGTTATGACTCTCGACGCCCAGACTCATTCCGTATTCCACTTTTTAGGGGAGGATTCGGAAGCGATTCCTCTTTTTGCCGATCTGGTCAGTTCCCCTCCTATATTAAGAAATTTGAAATTTCGTTCGGTGGTACATAGTCTCACCGCGAAATATCTCGTGGACGCCTCCGGAGAGCTCAAAAGGGAAGCTACTGCAGGAAGCAGGAGCGCGGAAGCATTGCTGGGACAGATCGGAGACGTGCAGTCGGGGGGAAGCGTGGCGACCACCGCCTTCGACCTGCTGAGAGGTCTGGGATGCAAACCCTGCTTTTTGGTCGGACAAGATCTGGCCTACTCCGGAAGGGAAATCCATTCCACTGGAACACATCACAACGAAAAATGGCTCACACTATTGAATCGTAAAACCAGCCTGGAAAAGATCAACGAGGCGGTCGTTCGCAAACGGGATACGAGATATGTTCCCTCGGTAACCGGGGGAGAGGTTCTGACCGATTATGTTCTGGATCTGTACCGCCATTGGTTCGAAGAATCCGCCAAATCCCTGGATTTTCCTGTTTACAACGTGAATACTCAGGGAGCTAAAATCGAAAACGTGAAGAATATTGGACCGGAAGAAGCGTATTCCATCCTTTCCGGATTTCCGGTGCATGGAAAATTCTGGAAGGAGTTTCCCGCCTGGAAACCGGAAACGCTGAACGAAAATCTGTTGGGTTCCCCCGGGCAGTTCCGGAAAGAATTGCTCACCACGATAGAATCGATACGATCCAAGTTTTCTTCTCCGGAGAGAAAACAGGACTCTTACGAAAATCTGACGGCTCTCTTCCGGGAAACTCTAGGAACCTGGGAAGATCTGCGATACTTGATCCGGAAAACGGAAGTCTATATCCTTAGGCACAAGGACACTCTGGAGGAATCCCGCAAATCGCAGCTTTTTCTCGGTGCGATTCTGAAGGAATTCTCCGGTCTTAAAAGAAAACTTTTGGCCGGATCGGACCAGTAA
- the der gene encoding ribosome biogenesis GTPase Der, with protein sequence MAAKRNTVPVVSIVGRQNVGKSTLFNALVKKKLAITEDYPGVTRDVLQARVLNREKGMDFHLCDTPGLDIEKPDGLDEAILTNAFRQLSRSDLVVFLLDLHEVTAYDSKLIDKFRKDPELTEIPILYCVNKVDNPEDEEDLDQFYRLGLSELLPISAMGRRNLSLLLEKIAFLLPNAKRHVTKTEENEGAKDVSYDFRLAIVGKPNSGKSSLLNALCGTERAVVSDVAGTTRDSVDTTLAFGGKQILVTDTAGIRKKSDKGEALEFYSYQRTKRALENSDVVIHLLDALKGFGEFDKKIVSLLQEAGKPFLLAVNKWDTIQEKDAKSFDAYKERLYSRLPLLKEVQIITLSAKEKQRIHKLMELTVDLAERANRKISTSELNQSLRAWMTEAGRSFSADRPPKMLYSTQVSVSPFHLVLFVNHVDYFKQNLLSFLKKRLTEKYSLQGIPIRLELRSDRK encoded by the coding sequence ATGGCCGCTAAGAGAAATACCGTACCGGTCGTAAGTATAGTCGGAAGGCAAAATGTCGGAAAGTCGACTTTGTTCAACGCCCTTGTGAAAAAGAAACTGGCCATCACAGAGGATTATCCCGGAGTCACGAGAGACGTACTCCAAGCCAGAGTGCTGAACCGGGAAAAAGGAATGGACTTTCATCTCTGCGATACTCCCGGACTGGACATAGAAAAACCGGACGGTCTAGACGAGGCGATCCTAACCAACGCGTTCCGCCAGCTTTCCCGTTCGGACTTGGTGGTCTTTCTCTTGGATCTGCACGAGGTGACCGCCTACGATTCCAAGTTGATCGACAAGTTCCGGAAAGATCCGGAGTTGACCGAGATACCGATTTTATATTGCGTGAACAAAGTCGACAACCCGGAAGACGAGGAGGACCTGGACCAGTTTTATCGGTTGGGTTTGTCGGAGCTTCTGCCCATCTCGGCCATGGGAAGAAGAAACCTTTCTTTGTTACTGGAAAAGATCGCCTTCTTGCTACCGAACGCGAAGCGTCACGTGACGAAGACCGAGGAGAACGAGGGAGCCAAGGACGTTTCCTACGATTTTCGATTGGCCATCGTCGGAAAACCAAACTCGGGAAAATCCAGTCTTCTGAACGCTTTGTGCGGAACCGAGAGGGCAGTGGTGAGCGACGTGGCGGGAACGACCCGGGATTCCGTGGACACTACCTTGGCTTTCGGCGGGAAGCAAATACTCGTCACCGATACCGCAGGGATTCGCAAAAAATCCGACAAGGGAGAAGCCCTCGAATTCTATTCCTACCAGAGGACAAAACGTGCGTTAGAGAATTCGGACGTGGTAATCCATCTTTTGGATGCACTGAAAGGATTCGGGGAATTCGACAAAAAGATCGTCTCATTATTGCAAGAGGCCGGAAAACCCTTTTTGCTGGCGGTGAATAAATGGGATACGATCCAGGAAAAGGACGCGAAGTCCTTCGACGCATACAAGGAAAGATTGTATTCGAGGCTGCCTTTGTTAAAAGAAGTGCAGATCATTACCTTGAGCGCAAAGGAAAAACAGAGAATTCATAAACTGATGGAATTAACCGTGGACCTCGCCGAGAGAGCGAATCGTAAGATTTCCACTTCGGAGTTGAATCAGTCTCTTCGCGCTTGGATGACCGAGGCGGGAAGGTCTTTTTCCGCGGATCGTCCGCCTAAAATGCTTTATTCCACCCAAGTTTCGGTTTCGCCCTTTCACCTCGTACTTTTCGTGAACCATGTGGATTACTTTAAGCAGAATCTTCTGTCCTTTCTGAAAAAGAGACTTACGGAAAAATACTCCCTCCAAGGGATCCCGATCCGACTGGAACTGAGGTCCGATCGAAAATGA
- a CDS encoding TetR/AcrR family transcriptional regulator, with product MRISAESAKKKRNTLILKGIDRFRRFGYSATGIQEIADEAKIPKASFYNYFPTKQDFASEALEYYSANAILWNERILRKTEDDPISSLLNLYRERIRLEKKLLKEGVSCLVNVFGQELGHSETFLQKTLNDHFDSALDQLTSAIQKARAFKNLNISGSNREFALFLETAWRGSLLVGRATGSLEPVENFYKFLIQFLDYKE from the coding sequence ATGAGAATCAGCGCCGAATCAGCCAAGAAGAAAAGAAATACTCTCATCCTCAAGGGGATCGATCGATTTCGCAGATTCGGATATTCCGCCACAGGAATTCAGGAAATTGCGGACGAGGCCAAAATTCCTAAGGCTTCCTTTTATAATTATTTTCCGACCAAGCAGGACTTTGCTTCCGAGGCTTTGGAATATTATTCCGCAAACGCGATTTTATGGAATGAACGGATTCTCCGGAAAACCGAGGATGATCCGATCTCTTCCCTTTTGAATTTGTACAGAGAAAGAATTCGATTAGAGAAGAAATTATTGAAAGAAGGCGTATCCTGCCTCGTAAACGTGTTCGGCCAAGAATTAGGCCATTCGGAAACTTTCCTCCAAAAAACCCTAAACGACCATTTCGATTCCGCCCTGGATCAACTGACCTCGGCGATCCAAAAGGCAAGGGCATTCAAAAATCTGAATATCTCCGGCTCAAATCGGGAATTTGCCTTATTTTTAGAAACCGCTTGGAGAGGCTCCCTGCTCGTGGGAAGAGCTACCGGATCCTTGGAGCCGGTGGAGAACTTTTATAAATTTCTAATACAATTCTTGGACTACAAGGAATAA
- a CDS encoding chromosome segregation SMC family protein, with amino-acid sequence MYLKSLNIVGFKTFADETEVLLDPGFTAVVGPNGSGKSNIVDALKWVFGEKSAKGLRGEKMDDVIFHGSEARKPAGYAEVSVVFDNSSKLIKMDYPTIKLTRRLYADGTNEYLINDSRVQRKDIEKILMDTGIGKSSYSIMEQGKVDRILHSKPEERRLIFEEAAGISRFKMERQEALKKLADTSQNLLRIQDIIGTMKKEMEVKEKQAEKAEEYFRLKQQLDETDKIIRFIKYDTLTRKLNASETELRDVKEKNQVLLERISAETGRIESLDSEKSDLEKKVAEIDKKLLDHLTQTQIQKDKVESNKGIIQDYQDRISEIRESLSSEESSLSVLVLDKERAEKEAVELEGQIRNLEDAIEELKLQKTDLETEIDLENASIQEKEGRISSNDKRHLELRDRLKEVVFDLISQLESRKKEAQESETRRKELKEILLSEADRLHTVGFNLRSELEISFTPENKARILSLASELQTEEFCSRLSQYFSLEDGLRSLLFDRDGFLSQKEGLDQELEDLILENENHTRSIKESGVSIELLREDVEGNKERTVDFEKRILELNSERNGKIESSKSISERIAEVEKRILSAKESTKTLLVKKTEFEKEVADLELQIENRYNEFLEMSRALDSEKEALRHIVREIQGLKNEIQKNQEDYKNLFPVLTEKEKAVSVFRVQLESFSEELYNDYSISEQELSDEFKDKKFERGENESKLRKLKSEIQMLGSINPLSIDEYRNIKEIYEHHRSQKEDIEKSKNDISEILKNINEESEKLFRETFEKIRENFQETFSTLFNGGRAILELVEGEDSLNAGIEIMAEPPGKHVQNLRLLSGGEKSLTAIALLFAIYMVKPSPFCFLDEIDAALDEANKLRFCQILDKFKDRSQFVVITHAQSTIHRANSIFGVTNEEPGISKIVSLRLDQARDFAGKVSEAV; translated from the coding sequence ATGTATCTTAAAAGCCTGAATATTGTTGGATTCAAGACATTTGCGGACGAGACGGAAGTCCTTCTCGATCCGGGATTTACCGCAGTGGTAGGTCCGAACGGTTCCGGTAAATCGAATATCGTAGACGCTTTAAAATGGGTCTTCGGAGAAAAATCCGCCAAGGGATTGCGCGGTGAAAAAATGGACGACGTTATCTTTCACGGGTCCGAGGCTCGTAAGCCCGCAGGTTACGCCGAGGTCAGCGTAGTCTTCGACAATTCCTCCAAGCTCATCAAGATGGATTACCCTACGATCAAATTGACTCGTAGGCTTTATGCGGACGGAACCAACGAATATCTCATCAACGATTCCAGAGTACAGCGCAAGGATATTGAGAAAATTCTAATGGATACCGGAATCGGAAAATCCAGCTACTCCATCATGGAGCAGGGAAAGGTGGATCGTATTCTCCATTCCAAGCCGGAGGAAAGAAGGCTGATCTTCGAAGAGGCCGCAGGAATTTCCCGTTTCAAAATGGAACGCCAAGAGGCGCTCAAAAAATTGGCAGATACCAGCCAAAACCTTCTGCGAATCCAGGACATCATCGGCACCATGAAAAAGGAGATGGAAGTCAAGGAAAAGCAGGCGGAAAAAGCGGAGGAATATTTCCGTCTCAAACAGCAGCTGGACGAAACGGACAAGATCATTCGATTCATCAAATACGACACTCTTACTAGGAAGTTGAACGCTTCCGAGACCGAGCTGAGGGATGTGAAGGAAAAGAACCAAGTTCTGTTGGAACGCATCTCGGCGGAAACGGGACGGATCGAATCCTTGGATTCCGAAAAATCCGATTTGGAAAAGAAGGTTGCAGAGATCGATAAGAAACTTCTGGACCATTTGACCCAAACCCAGATCCAGAAGGATAAGGTGGAAAGCAATAAGGGAATCATCCAGGATTACCAGGATCGGATTTCGGAGATTCGAGAGTCCTTATCTTCCGAAGAATCCTCTTTGAGCGTCCTTGTTTTGGATAAGGAAAGAGCGGAAAAGGAAGCGGTGGAACTGGAAGGCCAGATTCGGAACCTAGAGGACGCGATTGAGGAACTCAAATTGCAAAAGACGGATCTCGAAACCGAGATCGACCTCGAAAACGCTTCCATCCAGGAAAAAGAGGGTCGGATCAGTTCCAATGACAAACGACATCTGGAATTGCGGGATCGACTGAAAGAGGTAGTCTTCGACCTCATTAGCCAATTGGAATCCAGAAAAAAAGAGGCTCAGGAATCGGAAACTCGGCGGAAAGAGTTGAAGGAGATTCTGCTTTCGGAAGCGGACCGTCTGCATACCGTGGGTTTCAATCTCCGTTCCGAATTGGAGATTTCCTTCACTCCCGAAAACAAGGCCAGAATCCTTTCTCTCGCATCCGAATTGCAGACCGAGGAGTTTTGCAGTCGTCTTTCCCAGTATTTTTCTTTGGAGGACGGACTCCGGAGTCTCTTGTTCGACCGGGACGGATTCCTTTCCCAAAAGGAAGGCTTGGACCAGGAGTTGGAGGATTTGATTCTCGAAAACGAGAATCATACCAGATCCATCAAGGAATCCGGAGTTTCCATCGAACTTCTGCGGGAAGATGTGGAAGGGAACAAGGAAAGAACCGTGGACTTTGAAAAAAGGATCCTGGAACTGAATTCCGAAAGAAACGGAAAGATAGAAAGCTCCAAGTCCATTTCCGAGAGAATCGCGGAAGTCGAAAAAAGGATTCTTTCCGCCAAGGAATCCACCAAGACCCTCCTAGTCAAAAAGACGGAATTCGAAAAGGAAGTCGCGGACCTGGAGTTGCAGATCGAAAACAGGTATAACGAATTCCTGGAAATGAGTCGGGCCCTAGACTCAGAAAAAGAGGCCCTGCGTCATATCGTCCGAGAGATCCAAGGCTTAAAGAACGAGATCCAAAAGAACCAAGAGGATTATAAGAACCTATTCCCCGTATTGACGGAAAAGGAAAAAGCCGTTTCCGTTTTTCGCGTACAACTGGAATCCTTTTCGGAGGAATTGTACAACGATTATTCCATTTCGGAACAGGAACTTTCCGACGAATTCAAGGATAAGAAATTCGAAAGAGGGGAGAACGAATCCAAATTAAGAAAATTGAAATCGGAAATCCAAATGTTGGGTTCCATCAATCCTCTTTCCATCGACGAATACAGGAATATCAAGGAAATCTACGAACACCATCGGTCCCAAAAGGAAGACATAGAAAAATCCAAAAACGATATCTCGGAAATCCTGAAGAACATCAACGAGGAATCGGAAAAACTCTTCCGAGAAACGTTCGAAAAGATCCGGGAGAATTTCCAGGAAACTTTCTCTACTTTGTTTAACGGGGGTAGGGCCATTCTGGAATTGGTGGAAGGAGAGGATAGTCTAAACGCGGGAATCGAAATCATGGCAGAGCCTCCCGGCAAGCACGTCCAAAATCTCAGATTGCTTTCGGGAGGGGAAAAATCCCTGACGGCGATCGCGTTATTGTTCGCGATTTACATGGTAAAACCCTCTCCGTTCTGCTTTTTGGACGAGATCGACGCGGCGCTGGACGAAGCGAACAAGCTAAGGTTTTGCCAAATCCTGGATAAGTTCAAAGACAGGTCCCAATTCGTAGTGATCACCCATGCACAATCCACGATCCACCGTGCGAATTCCATCTTCGGGGTCACGAACGAAGAGCCTGGAATTTCCAAGATCGTCAGCCTCCGACTGGACCAGGCAAGGGACTTTGCCGGAAAGGTTTCCGAGGCAGTCTAA
- a CDS encoding serine/threonine protein kinase, which yields MEAGETEFYNRLGIDSVLSAVEDAGYSVSGHCLALNSLENRVYDVGLEEGGHLIVKFYRPGRWTMEQISEEHSFLLELSRAEIPVIAPMALEGGATIRETLGMYYALWPAQRGRLVEELDETSLPILGRLVARIHNIGASAGARNRLELTVRNFGEDPLRFLLEKEFLPRPLRKRYEDAARKVFLSFSENSRDVPFHRIHGDCHKGNLIRTEEGFCFIDFDDFVTGPAVQDFWMLLPFGDSRADYERELFLAGYREFREFSDRWFSLVEPLRGLRFIHYSAWIAKRWEDPSFPNAFPHFGTEEYWERETTDLERLAYGLYVEKTNPRDRNVASEPEELTNKDFFWDLN from the coding sequence ATGGAAGCAGGAGAAACGGAATTTTACAATCGGTTAGGCATAGACTCCGTATTAAGTGCAGTGGAAGATGCCGGGTATTCCGTTTCCGGACACTGCCTAGCCTTAAACAGTTTGGAAAACCGAGTCTATGACGTGGGATTGGAGGAAGGCGGTCATTTGATCGTCAAATTCTACCGCCCCGGCCGCTGGACTATGGAGCAAATTTCGGAGGAACATTCCTTTCTGCTGGAACTCTCTCGCGCGGAAATTCCTGTGATCGCACCGATGGCCTTGGAAGGGGGCGCGACGATACGGGAAACCTTGGGAATGTACTACGCACTCTGGCCGGCGCAGAGAGGTCGTTTAGTCGAGGAATTGGACGAGACCTCCTTACCTATATTAGGAAGACTTGTAGCAAGAATCCATAATATAGGAGCCTCTGCCGGAGCGAGAAACAGACTGGAACTCACGGTCCGGAACTTCGGCGAGGATCCGCTCCGGTTCCTATTGGAAAAGGAGTTCCTCCCTAGGCCTTTGCGAAAGCGATACGAGGATGCGGCCAGGAAAGTCTTCTTATCCTTTTCAGAAAATTCCCGGGACGTTCCCTTCCATCGGATCCATGGGGATTGTCACAAGGGAAACCTGATCCGTACGGAAGAAGGCTTTTGCTTCATCGATTTCGACGATTTCGTGACCGGTCCCGCAGTACAGGATTTCTGGATGCTTTTACCTTTCGGTGATTCCCGTGCGGACTACGAACGGGAATTATTTCTGGCAGGCTATCGGGAGTTCCGCGAATTTTCCGATCGGTGGTTTTCCTTGGTGGAACCCTTGCGAGGACTCCGATTCATCCATTACTCCGCTTGGATCGCGAAACGGTGGGAAGATCCTTCCTTTCCGAACGCGTTTCCTCATTTCGGAACGGAGGAATATTGGGAACGAGAAACCACCGACTTGGAACGCCTAGCCTACGGACTGTATGTAGAGAAAACGAATCCCCGAGATCGAAATGTAGCTTCGGAGCCCGAAGAACTTACCAACAAAGACTTTTTCTGGGATTTAAACTGA
- the plsY gene encoding glycerol-3-phosphate 1-O-acyltransferase PlsY: MSFESLAMIPASFVLGSIPFGFLMAKFLGGIDIRKEGSGNIGATNVTRLLGWKIGFPVLLLDIAKGALPVLLAKYLFPDRTDILPLLCGISAVLGHIFSPFLKFKGGKGVATSFGVFAVLAPGSIMITLIVFLSLKKIFGFVSLGSIGGAIALPISYYSLSLIEGKNFNTPIFWATVSVSLTILFLHRTNLIRLVKGKEFTSDKEKYHRDQE; encoded by the coding sequence ATGAGTTTCGAATCCCTCGCGATGATCCCTGCCTCTTTCGTTTTAGGTTCCATACCTTTCGGGTTTCTGATGGCTAAATTCTTGGGCGGAATCGACATCCGAAAAGAGGGGAGCGGAAATATAGGCGCTACGAACGTAACAAGGCTCTTGGGTTGGAAAATCGGTTTCCCCGTCCTTCTACTCGACATAGCAAAGGGTGCGCTTCCGGTACTCCTCGCGAAATATCTCTTTCCGGATCGAACCGACATACTCCCTCTTCTGTGCGGAATCTCCGCGGTTCTGGGCCACATATTTTCCCCTTTTTTAAAGTTTAAAGGGGGAAAGGGGGTTGCTACCAGTTTCGGAGTCTTTGCCGTGCTTGCTCCGGGATCGATCATGATCACTCTGATCGTTTTCTTAAGCCTGAAAAAGATTTTCGGATTCGTTTCCCTCGGTTCCATCGGCGGAGCGATCGCTTTGCCGATTTCCTATTATTCGCTTTCTCTAATAGAAGGGAAAAACTTCAATACTCCGATTTTTTGGGCTACCGTATCCGTCAGTTTGACGATCCTCTTTTTACACAGAACCAACCTGATACGATTGGTTAAAGGAAAGGAATTTACCTCCGATAAAGAGAAATACCACCGGGACCAAGAATAA
- a CDS encoding bile acid:sodium symporter family protein translates to MREPGSQRILTFLESFFHFLHRHFFYFIIASYILGGFFPRFGLAIRDTDFGTFRLWGGEGIKVSLSLLLLSLLLFNAGLGIQKSELLNLFRNPRLLLVGLTANLSIPIAFTFVVSYLMVLWHNPDEVQNILVGLALIASMPIAASSTAWAQKSNGNLALSLGLVVFSTVLSPLTTPIGLHSVGFITTGEYSERLHEIAENGIGAFLFLSVLLPTLVGIGLHFLMKRKYIEGAKKPIKDVNLLNLLVLNYSNASVVLPGVFSEPDWDFLVVILIITGGLCAFAFFTGFVLARILKSSGEERSSLVFGLGMNNNGTGLVLASLSLAGYPSVMLPIIFYNLVQHIVAGYVDRKLSPDRF, encoded by the coding sequence TTGAGAGAACCCGGTAGTCAACGGATTCTGACTTTCTTAGAAAGTTTTTTTCACTTTCTCCATCGTCATTTTTTCTATTTCATCATCGCCTCCTACATTTTGGGCGGTTTTTTCCCGCGATTCGGATTGGCGATCCGGGATACGGATTTCGGTACTTTCCGTTTGTGGGGCGGGGAAGGGATTAAAGTTTCCTTATCTTTGCTCCTGCTCTCCCTCTTGCTTTTCAACGCGGGTTTGGGAATTCAGAAATCCGAACTTTTGAATCTGTTCAGAAATCCGAGGCTTTTGCTGGTCGGACTAACGGCAAACCTTTCCATACCGATCGCCTTTACGTTCGTGGTCTCCTACCTGATGGTGTTGTGGCACAATCCCGACGAGGTACAGAACATCCTTGTAGGATTGGCTTTGATCGCCTCCATGCCTATCGCGGCCTCCTCCACTGCTTGGGCGCAAAAATCCAACGGCAATCTGGCCTTGAGTCTAGGGTTAGTCGTCTTTTCCACGGTCTTAAGTCCGTTGACGACTCCGATCGGCCTGCATTCCGTAGGCTTTATCACCACCGGCGAATATTCGGAGCGTTTGCATGAAATTGCCGAAAACGGGATCGGTGCGTTTTTGTTTTTGTCGGTATTGCTGCCGACCTTGGTGGGGATCGGACTTCATTTCTTAATGAAGAGAAAATATATAGAAGGCGCCAAAAAACCGATCAAGGACGTAAATCTACTGAATCTTCTCGTTTTAAATTATTCGAATGCTTCCGTGGTTCTGCCCGGAGTGTTTTCCGAACCCGACTGGGATTTTTTAGTCGTCATCCTGATCATCACGGGAGGACTTTGTGCCTTCGCTTTTTTTACCGGTTTCGTTCTGGCCCGGATTTTGAAAAGCTCGGGGGAGGAGCGGTCGTCCTTGGTTTTCGGTTTGGGAATGAATAATAATGGGACCGGTTTGGTTTTGGCTTCTCTTAGCCTTGCCGGTTATCCGTCGGTAATGCTCCCGATCATTTTCTATAATCTAGTACAGCATATCGTCGCCGGTTATGTGGATCGGAAGTTGTCTCCGGATCGGTTTTAA